From a single Bacillus gobiensis genomic region:
- a CDS encoding SDR family NAD(P)-dependent oxidoreductase, translating into MDLSLNGKKAFVTGSTSGIGKAIAASLAKEGAEVIINGRRQEKIKQTIDEILKESPDAVLHEAEADLGTEEGCQKVMEEYPEVDILINNLGIFEPAEYFEIPDEEWFKMFEVNIMSSVRLTRQYLKEMIRKKEGRVIFIASEAAIMPSQEMAHYSATKTMQLSLSRSLAELTKGTNATVNTVMPGSTLTEGVESMLNTLYENEDLTIEEAEKKFMEENRPTSIIQRLIRPEEIAHLVTFVSSPLSSAVNGAALRVDGGLVPTVF; encoded by the coding sequence ATGGATTTAAGCTTAAACGGAAAAAAAGCATTCGTTACAGGTTCTACATCCGGAATTGGAAAGGCAATCGCCGCGTCATTGGCAAAAGAAGGCGCCGAAGTCATTATCAATGGACGCCGGCAGGAAAAAATTAAACAAACGATTGATGAAATCCTGAAAGAGTCTCCTGATGCGGTTCTTCACGAGGCAGAAGCCGATCTCGGAACAGAGGAAGGCTGCCAAAAGGTCATGGAAGAATATCCCGAGGTAGATATCCTAATTAATAATCTGGGAATATTTGAGCCTGCGGAATATTTTGAAATCCCGGATGAAGAATGGTTCAAAATGTTTGAAGTCAACATTATGAGCAGTGTGAGATTGACTCGCCAATACTTAAAAGAGATGATTCGTAAAAAGGAAGGGAGAGTCATCTTTATCGCAAGTGAAGCTGCTATTATGCCATCTCAGGAAATGGCGCATTACAGTGCAACCAAGACGATGCAGCTCTCACTTTCCAGAAGCTTGGCAGAGCTGACGAAAGGAACGAATGCAACGGTCAATACCGTCATGCCAGGCTCCACATTAACAGAAGGGGTAGAGTCGATGTTAAATACCCTTTATGAAAATGAAGACCTGACGATTGAAGAAGCAGAGAAGAAGTTTATGGAAGAGAATCGCCCGACTTCCATTATTCAAAGACTCATTCGTCCGGAAGAGATCGCCCATCTTGTCACCTTTGTCAGCAGTCCGCTTTCGTCAGCCGTCAATGGAGCTGCATTGCGCGTTGACGGAGGATTGGTACCTACCGTCTTTTAA
- a CDS encoding CBS domain-containing protein — protein MKVAEVMTADVDCCTPENSCTEAAVKMKDLDVGVIPICENEKLLGIITDRDIVVKGLANNLSGESSISKLMTNDVVSGTKEMSVEEAANIMSQHQIRRLPIVENDKLVGIVSLGDLAVSHQSDEKSGKTLENISVPAEPNK, from the coding sequence ATGAAAGTTGCTGAAGTCATGACAGCCGATGTTGATTGTTGTACTCCTGAAAATTCTTGTACCGAAGCAGCGGTGAAAATGAAAGACCTTGATGTAGGAGTAATTCCAATATGTGAAAACGAAAAATTATTGGGGATCATAACGGATCGCGATATAGTCGTAAAAGGATTAGCAAACAACCTTTCTGGTGAATCTAGTATTTCTAAATTAATGACAAATGATGTTGTGAGTGGAACCAAAGAAATGTCAGTTGAAGAAGCTGCCAATATAATGTCCCAGCATCAAATTCGTCGACTTCCTATTGTGGAAAATGACAAATTAGTCGGTATCGTTTCTCTTGGTGATTTAGCTGTAAGTCATCAGTCGGATGAAAAATCCGGAAAAACCCTTGAAAATATTTCAGTACCAGCTGAACCCAACAAATAA
- a CDS encoding helix-turn-helix transcriptional regulator, protein MSKADNMLSILWMLKERKRVTAKQIANALEINIRTVYRYIDALCASGVPIIADSGHNGGYSLLHDFTDIPLFFDTNEQKALIHAAAFAKEAGYPFGESLQQAISKLKKYTNPEQLNKIHRHEEGFEVITAPVDPSLEAVLQELELSAADGYTLRMEYQTKNEESIKIRHIDPYGLVHWKNSWYSVAYCHLREDIRTFRVDRIQGLSRTDAEFERPKDFSARTFFLKNLLPDPENKEQLIPIRIQGNQPAINDLASHWLFGHMIIERSEHMICFVLEKDMAVHYAPFILLSYGKSIQVLEPQLVKEKLIEAASELLTYYQTLELH, encoded by the coding sequence ATGTCCAAAGCAGACAATATGCTTTCAATTTTGTGGATGCTAAAAGAGCGGAAACGAGTGACGGCAAAGCAGATCGCAAATGCCTTAGAAATTAATATTCGTACGGTGTACCGTTATATCGATGCCTTATGCGCAAGCGGCGTGCCAATTATAGCAGACTCCGGCCATAACGGGGGCTATAGTCTGCTTCATGACTTTACTGACATTCCGTTGTTTTTTGATACAAATGAACAGAAGGCTCTCATTCATGCAGCCGCCTTTGCGAAAGAAGCCGGATATCCGTTTGGCGAATCCCTGCAGCAAGCCATTTCAAAATTAAAAAAGTATACCAATCCTGAACAATTAAACAAAATCCACCGCCACGAGGAAGGATTTGAGGTTATAACGGCTCCTGTTGATCCATCATTGGAAGCCGTCCTTCAAGAGCTTGAGCTGTCGGCAGCCGATGGCTATACACTTCGCATGGAGTATCAGACTAAGAATGAGGAATCTATAAAAATCCGGCATATTGATCCATATGGACTCGTTCATTGGAAAAACAGCTGGTATTCGGTTGCCTATTGCCACCTGCGGGAAGACATTCGAACGTTTCGAGTCGATCGCATTCAGGGGCTTTCACGGACAGATGCCGAATTCGAACGGCCGAAAGACTTTTCAGCAAGAACATTCTTTCTTAAAAATCTGCTGCCCGACCCTGAGAACAAAGAGCAGCTCATCCCGATCCGAATTCAAGGAAATCAGCCAGCCATCAATGATTTAGCCAGTCACTGGCTGTTCGGCCATATGATTATCGAACGATCAGAGCATATGATTTGCTTTGTGCTTGAAAAAGACATGGCCGTTCACTACGCCCCTTTCATCCTGCTATCATACGGGAAATCGATTCAGGTGCTTGAGCCGCAGCTGGTGAAAGAAAAATTAATAGAAGCGGCGTCTGAATTGTTAACTTATTATCAAACACTTGAACTTCACTGA